The Arachis hypogaea cultivar Tifrunner chromosome 14, arahy.Tifrunner.gnm2.J5K5, whole genome shotgun sequence genome has a segment encoding these proteins:
- the LOC112742373 gene encoding uncharacterized protein — MRYDGTKDPQEHLTAFEARINLDGVGDAVRCRAFPVTLAGPVIQWFNALPQGSIAAFADISQSFLARFTTRIAKAKHPINLLGVTQKPEEPTRKFLDRLNDEFLEIDGLTDSFASLCLTNGLLNEDFRKHLTTKPVWSMQEIQRVAKEYINDEEVSQVVAANKRQLPNPPARQAPQVDRYKEAPRDGTLGKQSKQPPRVGKFTNYTPLTMPIVEVYQQITDKGILSRPRPLKERMGGNKSIYCDYHKGFGHKTQDCFDLKDALEHAIRERKLSEFSRLIREPRR, encoded by the coding sequence atgaggtacgacgggACTAAGGATCCCCAAGAGCACCTCACAGCCTTTGAAGCAAGAATAAACTTGGATGGGGTAGGCGATGCGGTCAGATGCCGAGCGTTCCCTGTGACGCTAGCCGGTCCAGTGATtcaatggttcaacgccctcccacaAGGATCCATCGCAGCTTTTGCGGACATCTCCCAAAGCTTTCTGGCTCGGTTCACGACACGCATAGCCAAGGCCAAGCACCCAATCAACTTGCTAGGGGTTACCCAAAAGCCCGAGGAGCCGACCAGAAAGTTCCTAGACAGATTAAACGACGAGTTCCTGGAGATTGACGGCCTTACGGACTCATTTGCTAGTCTTTGCCTAACGAATGGCCTGCTAAACGAAGACTTTAGGAAGCACCTCACTACCAAGCCTGTCTGGTCCATGCAAGAAATTCAAAGGGTGGCCAAGGAATACATCAACGATGAGGAAGTGAGTCAGGTTGTAGCAGCCAACAAACGGCAGCTCCCAAACCCCCCAGCTCGGCAAGCCCCCCAGGTCGACAGGTACAAAGAAGCTCCCAGGGACGGCACCCTAGGTAAGCAGTCCAAGCAACCTCCACGGGTAGGAAAGTTCACGAACTACACGCCACTTACGATGCCCATAGTAGAGGTTTACCAACAAATCACAGACAAGGGAATCCTATCCAGACCTAGACCATTGAAAGAAAGAATGGGAGGCAACAAAAGCATCTACTGTGATTATCACAAGGGATTTGGTCACAAAACCCAAGACTGCTTCGATCTCAAAGACGCCTTAGAACATGCCATCAGAGAAAGAAAGCTGAGTGAATTCTCCCGGCTCATTAGAGAACCGAGGAGATGA